Part of the Fusarium musae strain F31 chromosome 3, whole genome shotgun sequence genome, aagttcTTTTATGCCAATGGCGCGGACCTGGAGCTTAAGCCCTCTTCAGCGAATTCATCCACGATAAGGCTCCAGGCTAAACGCCCAAGCACCAGCAGTTCATCAAACGAACAATCAAATCACGCACTACCTCCAAGGCCACATTCTCCTATCAAGATCGCTCAACCTACACCTtctatacttaaaaatactgGTGCGCCTGGTCTCGGGAACAGACCGCAAGTAGCGTCACCGCCTCAGATAGCTTCTCCACTAGCACCCCCGGCGTCTATCACCTCTTCCAAGAGACGAGTCAGCATTGATGCAGCACCAAAAAAGCAGAGAGGCCATGCAAGAGCTGGCAGTGTTCCCAATTTTGATCACTCTCACTCACCTAGGTTGCCTATGTCACCGGCCCGACGACCCTTTGAATATGGCTCACCCCCTTCAAGCCCTGGCTCAGCTCAGCCAGCTTTGACAATGGCTTCGATTCTTCAAGTCGCCGAAGAtctcgacgatgaggaggcagaggaagaaggagaaacgaAGAAAGAAGACGGATCCCAGCCCGACCTGCAGAGTCCTACCAAGTCCAGCCATGAGCCTGTGAACGAACTGGTCGCCAATGCTCGCAGAGAACGAAAGGTGCAGGATCTGGAAATCACCAACGCCTCCCTTGAGGCCATCAATCGGACACTGGAAAGGCAACTACGGAAACAGCAGGCTGAGATACGCAGGTATCGACGACTTTCAAGATCAGGCCGTCTCTCTGCTGTTGCTTCAGCGGCTTCTAGTCGAGTGACCTCTGCAGCACTCACAGATGCACCAATTAGTCTTTCAGACCTGAGCGAGGAGGACAACTCGGAACCTCCCTCAGACGAGGAACACGACTCACTTGACGAATCAGATTTGTCGATGACTGACTCAGTCTCGGCCTCTGACCCCCTTGATCCCACTGACGAGAAAGCGATCGAAAAGACCATGTCCCGGCGGAAGCGAGATGAAGATCGTCTGCAGCTCGATTTGACCAAGCACCGGGAGTTGCTGGTCGATAGTCAGAAGATCAACCAAAGTATCAAACGATGCCTGAACTGGACTGAGGTTCTTATCAAAGAGGGCCAAAAGGCACTCGAGTACAAGGTCCGTGTCACCGATGTTGAATTTGGCGGCCATATACTCGCTCCTGCGATCGgggacgaagacgaagatgaagacgatacGTTGGCTAGCGTTGACGATCTCGAAACTGATCCTGGAAGTGCGGCACTCGAGGCTCCTCCGCCTTGGGAGAAGGGCTCCCAGGATCGTGATAGTGGCATCGAATTGCAACCAGACAGCAACTAATCTCAGTTATCGTAAGATGACACACTTTCTCAATAATCGACACATCTCAAAGGCGACCAGGACGTCGTAACACATACAACTCACCATACCAAAAttttcatctccttcttttcgtCTTTACACACCAGGCAAGCCTCGGGGCATCACAACAAAATACCATCATCAGATCTACGAAGTCAATGGAAATAGTATGAATGCATACAAGGCGTTGGGCAAGCAAGCGATCATCTTTGTGTcccttttgtttctttcgACAGCGTTTTGCTTCCCAGCGGCTACGATGCACCATCGATTCCACCTCTCAAACGATCTTCTCTCTCCCACAGGGAGCACCACCAATACTCAGCCTGGACAATCGTTACACACACATACGCCCTTCGGAGATTTGGGCCTTTTTGGTTTTTCATTTGTCGCCAAGATTtgtgctttttctttttcgtttGCTTTTGGATATATACTATGTACAACAGATACCCCGGAAGAAGTTTCCACGCCAACCTGGCGAGTCAACAAGATGGAATCATTGGAGGAAATTGCAGAAAAGAGAACCTGACCCTGGaattgcttctcaagcttcccGCGGCATGGTTGCCTCAAGTTCCAAGAACGGATGCGATAGGGAAAATTAGATAGTTACCAAAAATAGGAAATGGATATAGGATGTCAGGAGTTGAAACTCCAAACTTCAACTCAACTTCATGATCTTTGCCTCTATTGTCTGATCCGCGCACTTGGATAATCAACGTTATGAGAAGTACCAAACAAACGCCGTCAAAATTCATAAAGGGGGGGGAATAGTGTCATGAAAATTATATCTAAATCAATGCCAGTCATCCTCGATCTATAACATCCACCAGTTCAGCATGCAAGCCACCAAGCCCAGTCCATCAAGGTGATATCCGCCATCATTTTCAGGATCCTCAAACAAGCAGGTCTTTTTCAACCTTTCTGTGTAGTCTTTTCTCTACCCTCTGCCAACGCCCCAGGAAACATCGTCCCTGCTCAGGGTGTCGTAGCGTGCTCCTTGTCTTTGGgttccttgtccttgctgtGGAAAGACTTGcggtccttcttcttcttgtggtcttcctccttgtccttcttcatcgcgGCCTCGGCAACGAGCTGCTCGAAGACGAGATAGTCGCCCTCCTCTTCAGGAGATCGCTCAGCCTAGTTAAGGTTAGTGTGATTCCGACAAAACAGGACTTGAAACATACCCGGATAAAGACATCACCAATCAGAACAAGAGCTTGTGCGCGCTCGAGTCGCTTGTTGAGGTGGACCTTCTTGTCGTTCAGAATGCTGTCGCAGACCTCACGCAGAACGCTCTGGATCTCAAACTTGCTTCCCCTCCATGCAGCGGTGAGAATCTTGCCAGTCACACGTCTCTCGTACTCAGCACGCTTCTCATCAGTCCAGTCCTCGCcacccttctcctccatcttaGCCATATCCTCCATGGTCTGTTGAGCGTCAATAGCGCTGCTGATGGTGTTCCAGGTCTCCTTGACAAGTGTGCCCTTGTCACGGAGTCTGCTGAAGAAACCACCGATGCCAAAGAACTTCTGGCTGCGGAGTAAGCTCGAGGCCTTGGAGACATAGGTTTGACCGATAGCGTGCAGGATATCGATTCCGAAAGACTCCATCTTCAGGTTCTCAACCTCGAGACGCATCTTCTCCTGGAATGCTTTGGTCACGTCAGGGCCCTTGTCTGTCTCTGTCCACACGCTAAGTCTGTCAAGGAGCTTCCGAGCGAGAGTGTCGACACGCTCTTGGCGAATCTTTGCGCGCTCCTTCTCGTATGCTGCCAGCTGCTCTCGCTGCTCCTTGGTCAGgccacccttcttcttctccttgtgcttgagctcctcctctGTCAATTCGCCCTTGTTCGCCTCTGCATCGAGGAGGTCCTCGTGAGACTTGTCCATTAGTGCGGGTCGAAGAGGGATCTGGGTTCGGCTGCGTGAGCTCGACGAGGGAGCAGGTGATGTGGCATCGGTTCGCTGAGGGGTATCGGCGGAGAGGCCAGCGGCGGGCGCAGCAGGTGAAGCgggcttggtctccttgTCGTCGTGGACAGAAGCGGCAGCATAAGGCGGCGGTGGGGGGCCTGCTTGGTGCTctgcagcggcagcagccttTTCCTCTGCCTTCTgttcttgctccttgaggctctccttcttggcatcttCAGTGCCAGGGAAATCCTCCTCGGCCTGCGCGGCAGCAGCGGCTTCAGCAGcggcagcttcttcctcctcctgcaTCGTGATGTCCATGGTAGCCGTGAGATCCTTCATAAGGCTAATCTCGCCGATCCAGTCCACGAAGGCCTCGCCTCCAAAGATGGAGCTGAAGAACTCAGCTGGGTCGGCGAAACCCTCCTGCGGTCTCGCAGAGTCCTTTCCAAACTTATCGTAGGCTGCGCGTAGATCGGAATCGGAAAGAACTTGATAGGCCTCACCGATGGCCTGGAACTTTTCGTGGGCGGTAGGGTCATTAGGATTCTTATCTGCATGTGACAGAAGTTTAGTTCTCCGAAATGCTACGAAGCGGTAGAAGTGAGGAATAAGAGCGAACCTGGGTGGTGGACAATAGCCATCTTGCGATaagccttcttgatctccagCTCGGTGGCTGTGGGCTGGACACCCAGCGTGTCGTAATAGGCGGTATCGACGACCATGATGGAGGATGGTTATGTGTACTTTCTGCTTGATGTTTCCAGGTTCCAGGTACGCAATCTAGGGTAGAGGTGGTGGGTAGAAAATATGAATGGTTGAGGTTAGTGTAGTATAGTAGATATCGACTACTAAGAGAGAGTatgggaggaagaaaaaacgGTCGAAAGCAAGAAAATGGaaatgttgatgatggcgtCGGATTGCCTAAATGAACTAAGTTAAGGTGCCTGCCAGCCCACCCTAAGCTTGGCTAGATTACCTTGGCGGAAATTTCCTGGCATTGCCTCCAATTCAATGGAAGATTAACGTAACGTCTTCTACAGCGCCTCTATATTTACGCAAGCTCCCGCCCATGCCATaccctgccctgccctgccacTGCGTGAGGTAAGAAACTTTCCTTTCGGGCTTCGTACCCAAGCCCAACGTATAGCACTAACAGCCCGAGTCCAGCACCAGCCTTTTCTTGCCCAGAGAGAGGGGTCTCATGAGGTAGAGACTCGAGAGAGTGGAGGTGGAGCTAGGTTGATCAGAGAGCCTACGTAATGGTGGGGCTATGCTGGGATAGGTACTGTAGGCACATGAAAAACGGCTGTATCGAGCTCAGCTGTGAGAAAACGCAGACAGGCTACCAGGCTGCTAAAGAGAGTACTGTGATAACTATCAGCCGCTTAAAACTCTATAATTGATTTCCATAActaaggtattattataagccgTTACTAGTGCCCTTCACCTTCTCCTTCTATTCATTCATGAGCGCTTGCCACTGCTTGCCTCTCTTGTAACAGTTCCAAAGTGCCTCTTCAATGCCAGAGATTTCCGTATACCCTCGAACTTTCAGAGCATACGGCAACTTGGTCACATCCAGCAGAAGATTGATTTTTTGTAAGAGTGGAAACCGAGAGAGAATGCCCAGCTTGACTCGGTCTCCAGTCGTTTCCAGCCTGGACTCTTCCCATTATGCAGGTCTCCATGTCGAGCAACAGCTGCTGAATGCAAAATAAATATGAGACTTAGAAGAGGAttccaaaataaactcagtaaagacTCTCCCAAATTTAGACTAAATTGCCTAagccttttcatcacttaccATAAAGATCTCAGGTTTGCTCGCCTCCCTtgcttaggtaggtacctaccaaCTTCGCCCACGCTGGTCTCATGCATGATTCATATGGACTTGAAGGTCATTATGTCCGGTTCCTCACTCATGTATCTTGTGGCTTATTGAAAGCTCCAGAGGCCTCTAATACCATGCACTTGCGTGGACATTGTTCTCAGAATACAGCATGAGCACAATCCAGATCTGGAACTTCCAAAAATTATCAACTTCAAGACCAAGCCTCGAACCTTTCTCATAGTTTTCCTGCCGAAGCGATACAGGCCCGGTATCCTTTAGTTCGAGATGCCATGACAGGACACAATTTCCGAGCTGTACGGGCTGTATCCCCATCAATGATCGATAGAGGTTTCCTGGCACCCAGGGCACTCGGAGGACAAGAGACCTTGCCATGACTTGTGTTGAGCTtgaaacaacaacaacaacaacttaGTTTGAGGATTCTTGGGCATGCCATGCGCCATCTTTATCAACTAAGTAGCTCAGACCAGTGAGCACCGCATGTCGTTGCGAACCGGGGGGGTGTAAGGTTCAGCTGATGGCGCCTCAGACCTGGTATACAGTATCAGATTAGGATAATAGCAGAGAGTAGGCCGTCAAGGCTAAGGATTTTCCTCCACTGTGAGTATCGCATTGTACTGGTCCAAGACTGCTGTCACTCCTAGCAGCGTTGGATAAATCCGGCTGGGCGGTCAGGAGGCCCGGATCGTCTACATGCATAAGGGTCCATGGGCTGACCGAGCCGCTGGTGATCACAGATCTAGAACACATTGGACTTGGTGACTTTGGACAGGAGTCAAGACCAGCAATTCTATGATCTGTAAACAGCTTGTGAGGGTCGTTGAATACAGAGACACAGGCGATCATGAGGCCAGAGTTTTGTGTAATGCTGGATAACTACATCCACATATTGAGAGAAATAACGAGAGGTCAAGTGTACCCTAGAAGTTATGTTTCACAGTCTCGGACATTGTCTGGGCCAAACCTGGGGTAAGGCCAGCTCGCTTGAATGTTTTGTCTCATCATTCGGCCTCAACAGTGAACACACACCACTACGGCGTCCGGACCGGCATTTGAATTGCTGTTCGGG contains:
- a CDS encoding hypothetical protein (antiSMASH:Cluster_3.2), with protein sequence MVVDTAYYDTLGVQPTATELEIKKAYRKMAIVHHPDKNPNDPTAHEKFQAIGEAYQVLSDSDLRAAYDKFGKDSARPQEGFADPAEFFSSIFGGEAFVDWIGEISLMKDLTATMDITMQEEEEAAAAEAAAAAQAEEDFPGTEDAKKESLKEQEQKAEEKAAAAAEHQAGPPPPPYAAASVHDDKETKPASPAAPAAGLSADTPQRTDATSPAPSSSSRSRTQIPLRPALMDKSHEDLLDAEANKGELTEEELKHKEKKKGGLTKEQREQLAAYEKERAKIRQERVDTLARKLLDRLSVWTETDKGPDVTKAFQEKMRLEVENLKMESFGIDILHAIGQTYVSKASSLLRSQKFFGIGGFFSRLRDKGTLVKETWNTISSAIDAQQTMEDMAKMEEKGGEDWTDEKRAEYERRVTGKILTAAWRGSKFEIQSVLREVCDSILNDKKVHLNKRLERAQALVLIGDVFIRAERSPEEEGDYLVFEQLVAEAAMKKDKEEDHKKKKDRKSFHSKDKEPKDKEHATTP
- a CDS encoding hypothetical protein (antiSMASH:Cluster_3.2); translation: MRTLNTINSSSSRPTSPGLSVSQPHIRRSASSAGNNKLVTSSKPLPKTRSKTPTPGQAQVQTKAQARPRFSSAGTTISSSARTTPSLGFHDTKQQHVLSVTATIPSTRSTSSSSAPPTLKMAPSPSDTRHRPPQLSAAAAKTVGRTPLTPKIASTAKGPLLGAPPLVRRSTQGLSSATTGRDDAVTPRSGSRQGRNNSNSSTPNGTPNLDRDGWDPRASLGSSGRQSLSRAESPADPDAKFFRASDAPTLTQAAGRPSLGSQKPASYFHASKANAEYKKPTSPPVSAPFTPALSTAPEPSSSKFFYANGADLELKPSSANSSTIRLQAKRPSTSSSSNEQSNHALPPRPHSPIKIAQPTPSILKNTGAPGLGNRPQVASPPQIASPLAPPASITSSKRRVSIDAAPKKQRGHARAGSVPNFDHSHSPRLPMSPARRPFEYGSPPSSPGSAQPALTMASILQVAEDLDDEEAEEEGETKKEDGSQPDLQSPTKSSHEPVNELVANARRERKVQDLEITNASLEAINRTLERQLRKQQAEIRRYRRLSRSGRLSAVASAASSRVTSAALTDAPISLSDLSEEDNSEPPSDEEHDSLDESDLSMTDSVSASDPLDPTDEKAIEKTMSRRKRDEDRLQLDLTKHRELLVDSQKINQSIKRCLNWTEVLIKEGQKALEYKVRVTDVEFGGHILAPAIGDEDEDEDDTLASVDDLETDPGSAALEAPPPWEKGSQDRDSGIELQPDSN